The Brassica oleracea var. oleracea cultivar TO1000 chromosome C6, BOL, whole genome shotgun sequence genome includes a region encoding these proteins:
- the LOC106296480 gene encoding probable choline kinase 1 — translation MAIKKMTSLIPSCSSPEDLKRVLQTLGSTWGDVVEDLESLEVVPLKGAMTNEVYQINWPTLNGQDALHRKVLVRIYGDGVDLFFNRDDEIKTFECMSHHGYGPKLLGRFSDGRLEEFIHARTLSAGDLRVSETSDLIAAKLREFHELDMPGPRNVLLWERLRTWLKEAKKLCSPTEIGEFRLEAMGDEINMLEERLTRDDQEIGFCHNDLQYGNVMIDEETNAITIIDYEYSSFNPIAYDITNHFCEMAANYHSDTPHVLDYTLYPGEEERRRFISTYLGSTGNATSEEEVERLMTDVERYTLANHIFWGLWGIISGHVNKIEFDYKEYARQRFEQYWLRRQLLLD, via the exons ATGGCGATCAAGAAGATGACTAGTTTGATTCCCAGCTGCTCGTCCCCTGAGGATCTAAAACGCGTTTTGCAGACGCTAGGCTCGACCTGGGGAGACGTGGTCGAAGATCTCGAGAGTCTCGAGGTTGTTCCGTTGAAAGGAGCCATGACCAACGAGGTTTACCAGATCAACTGGCCTACCTTAAACGGCCAAGACGCTCTCCACCGCAAAGTTCTTGTTCGGATCTACGGAGACGGCGTTGACCTTTTCTTCAACAGAGACGACGAGATCAAGACCTTCGAGTGTATGTCTCATCACGGTTATGGTCCAAAGCTTCTTGGCCGCTTCTCCGATGGTCGTCTCGAAGAGTTCATCCACGCAAGA ACTCTTTCTGCAGGTGATCTCCGTGTATCCGAAACATCTGATTTAATCGCGGCGAAGCTAAGAGAGTTTCACGAGCTTGATATGCCTGGTCCGAGGAACGTACTCCTCTGGGAAAGACTCAGGACTTGGCTTAAGGAAGCTAAGAAGCTGTGTTCACCGACAGAGATTGGTGAGTTTCGTTTGGAAGCTATGGGAGATGAAATCAACATGTTGGAGGAGAGGCTGACTCGGGACGATCAAGAGATTGGTTTCTGTCACAATGATCTTCAGTATGGTAACGTCATGATTGATGAGGAAACCAACGCTATTACCATCATA GACTATGAGTATTCGAGTTTCAACCCTATTGCTTATGACATTACGAACCACTTCTGCGAAATGGCTGCTAATTATCATTCAGACACTCCTCATGTTCTGGATTACACTCTATATCCAG GAGAAGAAGAACGGAGAAGGTTCATTAGCACATACCTTGGCTCTACAG GTAATGCAACAAGCGAGGAAGAAGTGGAGAGACTAATGACTGATGTAGAGAGATACACTTTGGCAAATCATATCTTTTGGGGCTTATGGGGAATCATCTCG GGGCATGTGAACAAGATTGAGTTTGATTACAAGGAATATGCAAGGCAGAGATTTGAACAGTACTGGCTTAGAAGACAATTGCTCCTAGATTGA